Proteins encoded by one window of Enterobacter hormaechei subsp. xiangfangensis:
- a CDS encoding FecCD family ABC transporter permease — protein MTTAVLQMRQGVLLTTSCLLAFVLLFLVIALGVSIGELSIPLNNVFYAISNKLGLTDVPLNRIYESVIWDFRLSRALVAACCGAGLAICGAVLQSLLKNALAEPYVLGVSAGASTGAVSVVVLGLGTGAVSLSAGAFAGAFAAFAFVAFLTNGARGGNERTILAGVAASQLFNAITAYTISTSASAQQARDVMFWLLGSFSGVRWPEFQLALVVVLAGLAVCLYYSRALDAFTFGDDAAASLGIAVPWVRLALFTTTALITATIVSMAGSIGFVGLVVPHVMRFLFGPLHRTLLIASALAGAILMVLADIASRMLIAPQSLPVGVVTALVGVPFFAVIIYRSRNK, from the coding sequence ATGACCACCGCCGTACTTCAGATGCGGCAGGGGGTGCTCCTGACCACGTCATGCCTGCTCGCCTTCGTGCTGTTGTTTCTGGTGATCGCCCTTGGCGTCAGCATCGGTGAGTTGTCTATCCCGCTCAATAACGTGTTCTACGCCATCAGCAATAAGCTGGGGCTGACTGACGTTCCGCTCAACCGCATCTACGAGAGCGTCATCTGGGACTTTCGCCTCAGCCGCGCGCTGGTGGCGGCCTGCTGCGGAGCCGGGTTGGCCATCTGCGGGGCCGTATTGCAGAGCCTTTTGAAGAATGCGCTGGCGGAACCTTACGTGCTCGGCGTGTCGGCGGGAGCGTCAACCGGGGCGGTGTCAGTCGTCGTATTGGGTCTCGGCACCGGCGCAGTGTCGCTTTCTGCGGGCGCGTTTGCCGGAGCCTTCGCCGCCTTTGCCTTCGTCGCCTTCCTGACCAACGGCGCGCGCGGCGGCAATGAACGCACGATCCTGGCGGGCGTAGCGGCCTCTCAGCTGTTTAACGCCATTACCGCCTATACCATCAGCACCTCTGCCAGCGCGCAACAGGCGCGCGACGTGATGTTCTGGCTGCTGGGCAGCTTTAGCGGCGTACGCTGGCCGGAATTCCAGCTGGCGCTGGTAGTGGTACTGGCGGGGCTGGCCGTCTGTCTTTATTATTCCCGTGCGCTGGACGCCTTTACGTTCGGTGATGATGCCGCCGCCTCGTTGGGCATTGCCGTGCCCTGGGTGCGCCTGGCCTTGTTTACCACCACCGCCCTGATCACCGCGACCATCGTCAGCATGGCGGGCTCTATTGGTTTTGTCGGGCTGGTCGTGCCGCACGTTATGCGTTTCCTGTTCGGGCCGCTGCACCGCACGCTGCTGATAGCCAGCGCGCTGGCGGGGGCGATCCTGATGGTGCTGGCCGACATCGCCTCGCGGATGCTGATTGCTCCGCAAAGCCTGCCGGTTGGCGTCGTTACCGCACTGGTGGGCGTACCGTTCTTCGCCGTGATTATCTACCGCTCAAGGAATAAGTAA
- a CDS encoding ABC transporter ATP-binding protein, with translation MSICAEKITWKVGKKIIVNNVSLTVSRGETVGLLGPNGCGKSSLLRILAGLRRPDAGCVTLDGQDIARIAKKQLARRVAFVEQHGMTDANMRVRDVVKLGRIPHHSPFSNWSAQDDETVTAALQRVDMLDRSEQGWLSLSGGERQRVHIARALAQTPTEILLDEPTNHLDIHHQMQLMQLISELPVTSIVAIHDLNHASMFCDSLIVMQQGQIVATGTPQEILSEELLWDVFRVKTRIEISPYHGKKHIHFIV, from the coding sequence ATGAGCATCTGCGCCGAGAAAATCACCTGGAAGGTAGGTAAAAAGATCATTGTGAATAATGTTTCGCTGACGGTTTCCCGGGGCGAAACGGTGGGCCTGCTTGGCCCTAACGGCTGCGGTAAATCCTCGCTGTTGCGCATACTGGCAGGTCTGCGCCGCCCGGATGCCGGGTGCGTGACGCTGGACGGACAGGACATTGCCCGCATTGCCAAAAAGCAGCTGGCGCGGCGCGTGGCGTTTGTTGAACAGCACGGAATGACCGACGCCAATATGCGCGTGCGTGACGTCGTCAAACTGGGGCGAATTCCGCACCATTCTCCCTTCTCAAACTGGAGCGCGCAGGATGACGAAACCGTCACCGCCGCCCTGCAACGCGTGGATATGCTGGATCGCAGCGAACAGGGCTGGCTGAGCTTATCCGGCGGCGAGCGTCAGCGGGTACATATCGCCCGCGCGCTGGCGCAAACGCCCACCGAGATCCTGCTGGATGAACCGACCAACCATCTGGACATTCATCATCAGATGCAGCTCATGCAGCTTATCAGTGAGCTGCCGGTAACCAGCATCGTCGCCATTCACGATCTTAACCACGCATCCATGTTCTGCGATTCGCTGATTGTGATGCAGCAAGGGCAGATTGTGGCGACCGGAACGCCGCAGGAAATCTTATCCGAGGAACTACTCTGGGACGTCTTCAGGGTGAAAACCAGAATCGAGATCTCACCGTACCACGGCAAAAAACACATCCATTTTATCGTGTAG
- a CDS encoding MDR family MFS transporter: protein MPLRTANTLWPPVLLGSQFVFNIGFYAVVPFLAIFLRDDMLLSGGLIGLVLGLRTFSQQGMFIVGGALSDRFGAKSVILSGCIVRVAGYLLLAFGQSLWPVILGACLTGVGGALFSPSIEALLAKAGTQSEAKGKRSRAEWFALFAVCGELGAVLGPVMGALLTGLGFRQVALAGAGIFIVALVVLFFCLPAAHRSTKPLKILPWWTTFRQPRFVAFIIAYSSWLLSYNQLYLALPVEIQRAGGNEKDLGPLFMLASVLIIVLQLPLARFARNVGAVRILPVGFLLLSASFASVALFAATEPPEGWLRLLPSASLVTLLTLGQMLLVPSAKDLIPRFAEESTLGAHYGALSTAGGIAVLVGNLGLGSLLDKALVPSTEAIYPWLLLAVFPLCSAVALSVICRPLRR, encoded by the coding sequence ATGCCTCTTCGCACTGCCAACACCCTCTGGCCGCCCGTTCTGCTGGGCAGCCAGTTTGTGTTTAATATCGGCTTTTACGCGGTCGTCCCCTTCCTGGCGATCTTCTTACGTGACGATATGCTGCTCTCCGGCGGGCTGATTGGGCTGGTGCTGGGGCTGCGCACCTTCTCCCAGCAGGGGATGTTTATTGTCGGCGGCGCGCTTTCAGATCGGTTTGGCGCGAAGAGCGTGATCCTCAGCGGCTGCATTGTTCGTGTGGCGGGTTATTTGCTGCTGGCCTTTGGGCAATCCCTGTGGCCCGTCATTCTGGGGGCCTGTCTGACGGGCGTTGGCGGCGCGCTGTTCTCACCGTCGATAGAGGCCCTGCTGGCAAAAGCGGGAACGCAAAGTGAGGCAAAGGGTAAACGCAGCCGCGCGGAGTGGTTTGCGCTGTTTGCGGTGTGCGGTGAACTTGGCGCCGTTCTTGGCCCGGTGATGGGTGCGCTGCTGACGGGGCTGGGTTTCCGCCAGGTTGCGCTCGCGGGGGCGGGAATATTTATCGTTGCGCTCGTGGTGCTCTTTTTCTGCCTGCCCGCGGCGCACCGCAGCACGAAGCCGCTGAAAATTCTGCCCTGGTGGACGACGTTCCGCCAGCCGCGTTTCGTCGCCTTTATCATCGCCTACAGTTCGTGGCTGTTAAGCTATAACCAGCTCTATCTGGCGCTGCCGGTGGAGATCCAACGCGCCGGCGGGAACGAAAAAGATCTGGGGCCGCTGTTTATGCTGGCCTCGGTGCTGATTATTGTTCTGCAGCTGCCCCTTGCCCGTTTCGCCCGAAACGTCGGCGCGGTCCGGATCTTACCGGTGGGCTTTTTGCTGCTTTCCGCCTCGTTTGCAAGCGTGGCGCTCTTTGCCGCGACGGAGCCGCCGGAGGGCTGGCTGCGCCTGCTGCCCTCTGCAAGCCTTGTCACGCTGCTGACGCTCGGACAAATGCTGCTGGTGCCGTCGGCTAAAGATTTGATCCCGCGCTTTGCCGAGGAGTCAACGCTTGGAGCGCACTATGGCGCACTCTCAACCGCCGGCGGCATCGCGGTGCTGGTGGGGAATTTAGGTTTAGGCAGCCTGCTGGACAAGGCGCTGGTGCCCTCGACGGAGGCCATTTACCCGTGGCTGCTGCTGGCGGTGTTTCCACTGTGCAGCGCGGTCGCGCTGAGCGTGATTTGCCGCCCGCTGCGGCGCTGA
- a CDS encoding nitrous oxide-stimulated promoter family protein: MAGKRIAREKETIAKMIALYEKNCPQAVKDEGHYQALNAYADKRLDKCIFGEEKPACKQCPVHCYQPARREEMKQVMRWAGPRMLWRHPILTLRHLIDDRRPVPELPEKYRPKK, encoded by the coding sequence ATGGCGGGGAAACGCATTGCGCGCGAAAAAGAGACGATCGCGAAAATGATCGCCCTGTATGAAAAAAACTGTCCGCAGGCGGTAAAGGATGAGGGCCATTATCAGGCGCTGAATGCCTACGCGGATAAGCGCCTGGATAAATGCATCTTTGGTGAGGAAAAACCCGCCTGCAAACAGTGCCCGGTGCACTGCTATCAGCCCGCCAGACGTGAGGAGATGAAGCAGGTGATGCGCTGGGCGGGGCCACGAATGCTATGGCGTCATCCGATTCTGACTCTTCGCCACCTTATTGACGATCGCCGTCCGGTTCCGGAACTGCCTGAAAAGTATCGACCTAAAAAATAG
- a CDS encoding SymE family type I addiction module toxin, whose product MQGMAITKPYRHLKVGYFRKRHEDRKTKIPTRYSVHAALNLKGDWLEKAGFLTHSQVRVEVGPGKIIIELIKEPDDGHPGHVVQREQ is encoded by the coding sequence ATGCAAGGAATGGCTATCACCAAACCGTATCGTCACTTAAAAGTGGGTTATTTCAGAAAGCGTCATGAAGATCGTAAAACCAAGATCCCAACGCGTTACAGCGTACACGCAGCCCTGAATCTGAAAGGGGACTGGCTCGAAAAAGCAGGCTTTTTAACCCATTCGCAGGTTCGGGTGGAGGTCGGGCCGGGTAAAATAATTATCGAACTCATTAAAGAGCCGGATGATGGACATCCCGGCCATGTCGTTCAGCGAGAGCAGTAA
- a CDS encoding winged helix-turn-helix domain-containing protein: MFWIINDKIKFCPERNLLISLTRPDLNVILTTPASRCLNLLLESFPEVVTQKYFFDKVWGEDGMLVPANTLYQNISIIRRGLRTTGETDDTLVATVPRKGFQIEKNVRVTRVDTDCVDDGKKATATGVETSPVETKDKPVENIPVMPGGRKKQRQLRQYIFPTALMIIAFCAGFFAFQYLLHDNPEKDFFRDYPITLTQNGCHFSSQNDDIRGVGNFRRFIKIILDTGLDCKKYPWVYFSSSSHAPALSVLACREPFEIKANAGCISLYFRGHL; encoded by the coding sequence ATGTTCTGGATAATTAACGATAAAATTAAATTTTGTCCAGAGAGGAATTTGCTGATTTCGTTGACCCGTCCTGACTTAAATGTAATTCTGACAACCCCTGCCAGCCGTTGTCTGAACCTTCTTTTAGAATCATTTCCAGAAGTCGTTACGCAGAAATACTTCTTTGATAAAGTCTGGGGCGAGGACGGCATGCTGGTTCCGGCAAATACGCTTTATCAGAATATCTCTATAATTCGACGCGGGCTCCGGACCACAGGAGAGACGGACGATACGCTGGTGGCGACGGTGCCGAGAAAAGGATTCCAGATAGAGAAAAATGTCAGGGTAACCCGCGTTGACACGGACTGTGTTGATGACGGAAAAAAAGCGACAGCGACGGGAGTGGAAACCTCTCCGGTTGAAACAAAGGATAAACCTGTCGAAAATATTCCCGTAATGCCGGGTGGGAGGAAAAAACAGCGTCAATTACGCCAGTATATTTTCCCGACAGCTTTAATGATAATCGCGTTTTGTGCCGGTTTCTTTGCGTTTCAATACCTTTTACATGATAACCCGGAAAAAGATTTTTTCAGGGATTATCCAATTACTCTTACACAGAACGGCTGTCATTTTTCCTCGCAAAACGATGATATTCGTGGCGTCGGCAACTTCAGGCGATTTATAAAAATCATTTTAGACACGGGGCTTGATTGTAAAAAATATCCGTGGGTCTATTTTTCCTCATCCAGCCATGCTCCGGCGCTTTCCGTTCTTGCTTGCAGAGAACCCTTTGAAATAAAAGCAAATGCCGGATGTATTTCGCTCTATTTTAGAGGACATCTCTGA
- the mutS gene encoding DNA mismatch repair protein MutS has translation MSTLENFDAHTPMMQQYLKLKAQHPEILLFYRMGDFYELFYDDAKRASQLLDISLTKRGASAGEPIPMAGIPHHAVENYLAKLVNQGESVAICEQIGDPATSKGPVERKVVRIVTPGTISDEALLQERQDNLLAAIWQDGKGFGYATLDISSGRFRLSEPADRETMAAELQRTNPAELLYAEDFAEMALIEGRRGLRRRPLWEFEIDTARQQLNLQFGTRDLIGFGVENAPRGLCAAGCLLQYVKDTQRTALPHIRSITMERQQDSIIMDAATRRNLEITQNLAGGMENTLASVLDSTVTPMGSRMLKRWLHMPIRNTETLIGRQQTIAALQDRYTELQPVLRQVGDLERILARLALRTARPRDLARMRHAFQQLPELRAQLGEIDSAPVQKLRETMGEFTELRELLERAIIDAPPVLVRDGGVIAPGYNEELDEWRALADGATDYLDKLEIRERERLGLDTLKVGYNAVHGYYIQISRGQSHLAPIHYVRRQTLKNAERYIIPELKEYEDKVLTSKGKALALEKQLYDELFDILMPHLADLQLSAAALAELDVLVNLAERADTLNYTCPTFTDKPGIRITEGRHPVVEQVLNEPFIANPLNLSPQRRMLIITGPNMGGKSTYMRQTALIALLAYIGSYVPAQKVEIGPIDRIFTRVGAADDLASGRSTFMVEMTETANILHNATENSLVLMDEVGRGTSTYDGLSLAWACAESLANKIKALTLFATHYFELTQLPEKMEGVANVHLDALEHGDTIAFMHTVQDGAASKSYGLAVAALAGVPKEVIKRARQKLRELESLSPNAAATQIDGTQMSLLAVPEETSPAVEALENLDPDSLTPRQALEWIYRLKSLV, from the coding sequence ATGAGCACACTTGAGAATTTTGACGCCCACACGCCAATGATGCAGCAGTACCTGAAGCTGAAAGCGCAGCATCCGGAAATCCTGCTCTTTTACCGTATGGGCGATTTTTATGAGCTTTTTTATGATGATGCGAAACGTGCGTCTCAGCTGCTCGACATTTCCCTGACGAAACGTGGCGCGTCGGCAGGCGAGCCCATCCCGATGGCGGGTATCCCGCATCACGCGGTTGAAAACTATCTGGCGAAGCTGGTGAACCAGGGCGAGTCTGTCGCTATCTGCGAACAAATTGGTGACCCGGCCACATCGAAAGGCCCTGTTGAGCGCAAGGTCGTACGCATCGTCACGCCGGGAACCATCAGCGATGAGGCCCTGCTTCAGGAGCGCCAGGATAACCTGCTGGCGGCGATCTGGCAGGATGGTAAAGGGTTTGGCTACGCCACGCTGGATATCAGCTCCGGTCGTTTTCGCCTGAGTGAACCGGCTGACCGTGAAACCATGGCGGCTGAACTACAGCGCACTAATCCGGCAGAACTGCTTTATGCAGAGGATTTCGCCGAGATGGCGCTGATTGAAGGTCGCCGCGGCCTGCGTCGTCGTCCACTGTGGGAGTTCGAAATTGATACCGCGCGCCAGCAGTTGAACCTGCAATTTGGCACGCGCGATTTGATTGGCTTTGGCGTGGAAAACGCCCCGCGCGGGCTGTGTGCCGCAGGCTGCCTGTTGCAGTACGTTAAGGATACGCAACGTACCGCCCTGCCCCATATTCGTTCCATCACCATGGAGCGTCAGCAGGACAGCATCATCATGGATGCCGCCACGCGCCGCAACCTGGAGATCACGCAGAACCTCGCTGGCGGCATGGAAAATACGCTGGCGTCGGTTCTTGACAGCACGGTTACCCCCATGGGCAGCCGTATGCTCAAACGCTGGCTGCATATGCCGATCCGCAATACCGAAACGCTGATTGGCCGCCAGCAAACCATTGCCGCATTGCAGGATCGTTATACCGAATTGCAGCCGGTGCTGCGTCAGGTGGGTGATCTTGAGCGTATCCTGGCGCGCCTGGCCTTGCGCACCGCGCGTCCACGCGATCTCGCCCGTATGCGGCATGCGTTCCAGCAGTTGCCGGAACTGCGCGCTCAGCTGGGAGAGATCGACAGCGCGCCAGTGCAAAAGCTGCGCGAAACCATGGGCGAATTTACCGAGCTTCGCGAACTGCTGGAACGCGCCATCATTGATGCGCCGCCTGTTCTGGTGCGGGATGGCGGGGTTATTGCTCCGGGTTACAACGAAGAGCTGGACGAATGGCGTGCGCTGGCCGATGGCGCGACGGATTATCTGGATAAGCTGGAAATCCGCGAGCGTGAACGTCTGGGGCTCGACACCCTGAAAGTCGGCTACAACGCGGTACACGGTTACTATATCCAGATCAGCCGTGGGCAGAGCCACCTGGCCCCGATTCACTACGTTCGCCGCCAGACGCTGAAAAATGCCGAGCGCTACATTATACCCGAGCTGAAAGAGTACGAAGACAAAGTGCTCACGTCGAAAGGTAAAGCGCTGGCGCTGGAGAAACAGCTGTATGACGAGCTGTTCGACATCCTGATGCCGCACCTGGCTGACCTGCAACTGAGCGCCGCTGCGCTGGCCGAGCTGGATGTCCTGGTAAACCTGGCTGAGCGCGCCGACACGCTGAATTACACCTGTCCGACCTTTACTGACAAACCCGGCATTCGCATTACCGAAGGCCGCCACCCGGTGGTTGAGCAAGTGCTGAACGAGCCGTTTATTGCCAACCCGTTGAACCTGTCACCGCAGCGAAGAATGCTGATCATTACCGGCCCCAACATGGGCGGTAAAAGTACCTATATGCGCCAGACAGCCCTTATCGCGCTGCTCGCCTACATCGGCAGCTACGTTCCAGCGCAGAAGGTTGAGATTGGCCCTATCGACCGTATCTTCACCCGTGTGGGTGCGGCGGACGATCTGGCGAGCGGTCGCTCTACCTTTATGGTCGAGATGACCGAAACCGCCAACATTCTGCATAACGCGACAGAGAACAGTCTGGTGTTGATGGACGAAGTAGGACGCGGTACCTCCACCTATGACGGCCTGTCTCTGGCCTGGGCGTGCGCGGAAAGTCTGGCAAATAAAATCAAAGCGCTGACGCTGTTCGCAACGCACTATTTCGAACTGACACAGCTGCCAGAGAAAATGGAAGGCGTGGCTAACGTCCACCTTGATGCGCTTGAGCACGGCGACACCATCGCCTTTATGCACACGGTGCAGGACGGCGCGGCAAGCAAGAGCTATGGCCTGGCCGTCGCGGCGCTGGCGGGCGTGCCAAAAGAGGTGATCAAGCGCGCGCGTCAGAAATTGCGTGAACTGGAAAGTTTGTCACCGAATGCGGCGGCGACGCAGATAGATGGTACGCAGATGTCACTGCTGGCGGTCCCGGAAGAGACCTCTCCGGCCGTGGAAGCGCTGGAAAATCTCGACCCGGATTCGCTGACGCCGCGTCAGGCGCTGGAGTGGATTTATCGGTTGAAGAGTCTGGTTTAG
- a CDS encoding non-oxidative hydroxyarylic acid decarboxylases subunit D — MICPRCADEHIEVMATSPVKGVWTVYQCQHCLYTWRDTEPLRRTSREHYPEAFRMTQKDIDEAPQVPTIPPLL; from the coding sequence ATGATTTGTCCACGTTGTGCCGATGAACATATTGAAGTGATGGCAACATCACCGGTGAAAGGTGTCTGGACGGTATATCAGTGTCAGCACTGTCTGTATACCTGGCGCGATACCGAACCGCTGCGCCGTACCAGCCGCGAGCATTACCCGGAAGCGTTCCGCATGACCCAGAAGGATATTGATGAAGCACCGCAGGTGCCGACGATCCCGCCGCTGCTGTAA
- a CDS encoding non-oxidative hydroxyarylic acid decarboxylases subunit C, with product MAFDDLRSFLQALDEQGQLLKIEEEVNAEPDLAAAANATGRIGDGAPALWFDNIRGFTDARVVMNTIGSWQNHAISMGLPANTPVKKQIDEFIRRWDKFPVSPERRANPAWAQNTVDGEDINLFDILPLFRLNDGDGGFYLDKACVVSRDPLDPDHFGKQNVGIYRMEVKGKRKLGLQPVPMHDIALHLHKAEERGEDLPIAITLGNDPIITLMGATPLKYDQSEYEMAGALRESPYPIATAPLTGFDVPWGSEVILEGVIEGRKREIEGPFGEFTGHYSGGRNMTVVRIDKVSYRTKPIFESLYLGMPWTEIDYLMGPATCVPLYQQLKSEFPEVQAVNAMYTHGLLAIISTKKRYGGFARAVGLRAMTTPHGLGYVKMVIMVDEDVDPFNLPQVMWALSSKVNPAGDLVQLPNMSVLELDPGSSPAGITDKLIIDATTPVAPDNRGHYSQPVQDLPETKAWAEKLTAMLAARQ from the coding sequence ATGGCATTTGATGATTTGAGAAGCTTCTTGCAGGCGCTCGATGAGCAAGGGCAACTGCTGAAAATTGAGGAAGAGGTTAACGCCGAGCCGGATCTGGCGGCGGCCGCCAACGCGACCGGACGCATCGGTGACGGTGCGCCTGCGCTGTGGTTCGATAATATTCGCGGCTTCACCGATGCCCGTGTGGTGATGAACACTATCGGCTCGTGGCAAAACCATGCTATTTCGATGGGGCTGCCAGCGAATACCCCGGTGAAAAAACAGATCGACGAGTTTATTCGTCGCTGGGACAAATTCCCCGTCTCGCCAGAGCGTCGTGCAAATCCGGCCTGGGCGCAGAACACGGTGGACGGGGAAGACATCAACCTGTTCGACATTCTGCCGCTGTTCCGCCTGAACGACGGTGACGGAGGCTTTTATCTCGATAAAGCGTGCGTTGTCTCCCGCGATCCGCTCGACCCCGATCACTTCGGCAAACAGAACGTCGGGATCTACCGTATGGAAGTGAAGGGCAAGCGTAAGCTCGGCCTGCAACCGGTGCCGATGCATGATATCGCGCTGCATCTGCATAAGGCAGAAGAGCGCGGCGAAGACCTGCCTATTGCCATTACGCTGGGTAACGATCCGATCATCACCCTGATGGGCGCCACGCCGCTGAAATACGATCAATCCGAGTATGAGATGGCCGGTGCGCTACGCGAAAGCCCGTATCCGATTGCGACGGCTCCGCTGACCGGTTTCGATGTGCCGTGGGGGTCGGAAGTGATCCTCGAAGGGGTGATTGAAGGCCGGAAACGTGAAATTGAAGGGCCATTCGGTGAGTTTACTGGACACTACTCCGGCGGGCGCAACATGACGGTCGTACGCATTGATAAAGTCTCTTACCGCACCAAACCCATTTTCGAATCCCTTTACCTCGGCATGCCGTGGACCGAGATTGATTATCTGATGGGGCCCGCCACCTGCGTACCGCTCTATCAGCAACTAAAGTCGGAATTCCCGGAAGTGCAGGCGGTAAACGCCATGTACACCCACGGTCTGCTGGCGATTATCTCCACTAAAAAGCGTTACGGCGGTTTTGCCCGTGCGGTCGGCCTCCGCGCCATGACCACGCCACACGGTCTGGGTTACGTGAAAATGGTGATTATGGTGGATGAAGACGTCGATCCGTTTAACCTGCCGCAGGTGATGTGGGCGCTGTCATCAAAGGTCAATCCGGCAGGCGATCTGGTGCAGCTACCGAATATGTCTGTGCTCGAGCTTGACCCCGGCTCCAGCCCGGCGGGGATCACTGACAAGCTGATCATTGATGCCACCACCCCGGTTGCCCCGGACAACCGTGGTCACTACAGCCAGCCGGTACAGGATCTCCCTGAAACCAAAGCCTGGGCCGAAAAACTGACCGCGATGCTGGCGGCACGTCAATAA
- a CDS encoding non-oxidative hydroxyarylic acid decarboxylases subunit B, protein MRLIVGMTGATGAPLGVALLQALREMPEVETHLVMSKWAKTTIELETPFTAHDVAALADVVHSPADQAATISSGSFRTDGMIVIPCSMKTLAGIRAGYAEGLVGRAADVVLKEGRKLVLVPRETPLSTIHLENMLALSRMGVAMVPPMPAYYNHPQTADDITQHIVTRVLDQFGLEHKKARRWEGLQAAKHFSQENKDGI, encoded by the coding sequence ATGAGATTGATTGTGGGAATGACGGGCGCGACGGGTGCGCCATTAGGCGTGGCGTTGTTACAGGCGCTGCGGGAAATGCCGGAGGTGGAAACGCACCTGGTGATGTCGAAGTGGGCAAAAACCACCATTGAGCTGGAAACGCCCTTCACTGCGCATGACGTTGCTGCACTGGCGGATGTCGTCCATAGCCCGGCCGATCAGGCTGCCACCATCTCCTCCGGCTCGTTTCGCACCGACGGCATGATCGTCATCCCGTGCAGCATGAAAACGCTGGCGGGTATCCGCGCGGGCTACGCCGAAGGGCTGGTAGGGCGTGCGGCAGACGTAGTGTTGAAAGAGGGGCGCAAGCTGGTGCTGGTTCCCCGTGAGACGCCGCTCAGCACCATCCATCTCGAGAACATGCTTGCTCTTTCCCGTATGGGCGTGGCGATGGTGCCGCCTATGCCTGCGTACTACAACCACCCGCAAACCGCCGATGACATTACCCAGCATATCGTGACCCGTGTTCTCGACCAGTTTGGTCTGGAGCATAAAAAAGCCCGACGCTGGGAAGGTTTGCAGGCAGCGAAACATTTTTCACAGGAGAATAAAGATGGCATTTGA
- a CDS encoding MarR family winged helix-turn-helix transcriptional regulator: MELRQEAFHLLRQLFQQHTAQWQHALPELTKPQYAVMRSIAENPGIEQVALTEVAVSTKATLAEMLSRMEARGLVRREHDPADKRRRFVFLTAEGEALLESSKPIGNEVDEAFLGRLNGAEREQFSALIKKMMQG, translated from the coding sequence ATGGAGTTAAGACAAGAAGCTTTCCACCTGCTACGTCAGCTTTTTCAACAGCATACCGCCCAGTGGCAGCACGCATTGCCTGAACTGACCAAGCCACAATATGCGGTGATGCGGTCAATTGCTGAAAATCCTGGTATTGAGCAGGTTGCCCTGACTGAAGTCGCGGTGAGCACCAAAGCGACGCTGGCAGAAATGCTGAGCCGCATGGAAGCACGCGGCCTGGTCAGGCGCGAGCACGATCCGGCAGACAAACGCCGTCGGTTTGTCTTTCTGACTGCCGAAGGAGAGGCCCTGCTTGAGAGCAGTAAACCGATTGGAAATGAGGTGGATGAGGCATTTCTGGGGCGCCTTAATGGCGCGGAACGAGAGCAATTTTCAGCGCTCATTAAAAAAATGATGCAGGGTTAA
- a CDS encoding LysR family transcriptional regulator → MLNLQRTAMFIAVAETGSFTAAAEAMGLTKAVVSFHIRQLEEELGVTLLLRTTRRLTLTEAGKLFHQRSVMLLRDAERLQDDVRANHAGLTGELRITTTPEYGSQVVVPLLAEFSQLHPDLRVRHVSSSLHADLIAERFDVAIRLGTLADSRYHAALMTSFTILPVATQGWLANHPVDSLEQLAEADWIIHERLTSPLRWQVRGVDGHPVSFEIKKAPRLYADSAQALMAFALAGCGVALLPEWLVRNALDAGELVSLLPAYTFAQQGIYAVYPDARHVPAKVRTFIDFMRVRVT, encoded by the coding sequence ATGCTTAATTTACAGCGTACGGCAATGTTTATCGCCGTAGCGGAAACCGGCAGTTTCACCGCCGCGGCGGAGGCGATGGGGCTGACAAAAGCGGTGGTCAGCTTTCATATTCGTCAGCTTGAAGAGGAGCTGGGCGTCACCCTGTTGCTGCGAACCACCCGACGCCTGACGCTGACCGAGGCGGGGAAGCTCTTTCATCAACGAAGCGTGATGCTGTTACGGGATGCAGAGCGATTGCAGGATGACGTTCGCGCCAACCACGCCGGGCTGACGGGAGAACTGCGGATCACCACCACGCCCGAATATGGCTCGCAGGTGGTGGTGCCTTTGCTGGCTGAATTTAGCCAGTTGCACCCGGACCTTCGCGTGCGGCATGTCTCGTCCTCTTTGCATGCCGATCTTATCGCCGAGCGCTTCGATGTCGCTATCCGGCTCGGCACGCTTGCAGATTCGCGCTACCACGCCGCGTTGATGACCTCCTTCACCATCCTGCCCGTGGCAACGCAAGGCTGGCTGGCAAACCATCCGGTTGACTCGCTGGAACAACTGGCGGAAGCGGACTGGATCATTCACGAGCGTTTAACGTCGCCGCTGCGCTGGCAGGTGAGAGGTGTTGATGGACATCCGGTTTCCTTTGAGATCAAGAAAGCGCCGCGCCTGTATGCAGACAGCGCCCAGGCGCTGATGGCTTTTGCCCTCGCGGGATGTGGAGTGGCGCTGCTGCCGGAGTGGCTGGTGCGTAACGCACTGGATGCGGGGGAACTGGTCTCGCTGTTACCGGCATACACGTTTGCTCAGCAGGGCATCTATGCCGTTTATCCCGATGCCCGGCATGTGCCCGCGAAAGTGCGAACATTTATTGATTTTATGCGCGTCAGGGTGACTTAA